A portion of the Corallococcus silvisoli genome contains these proteins:
- the coaD gene encoding pantetheine-phosphate adenylyltransferase gives MPVAIYPGSFDPLTNGHLSLIQRSLKMFDRLIVAIAVNPKKTPLFSQEERIELIRDAVKDPRVEVDSFHGLLVDYVHQRNVSVVIRGLRAVSDFEYEFQLANMNRKLAPDIDTVFMMTGEDYFYISSQLVREVATFGGNVEGLVPPNVYAGLKKKFGPKP, from the coding sequence ATGCCGGTTGCCATCTATCCTGGTTCGTTTGATCCGCTCACCAACGGGCACCTGAGCCTCATCCAGCGCAGCCTGAAGATGTTCGACCGGCTCATCGTCGCCATCGCGGTGAACCCGAAGAAGACGCCCCTCTTCAGCCAGGAGGAGCGCATCGAGCTCATCCGCGACGCGGTGAAGGATCCCCGGGTGGAGGTGGATTCCTTCCACGGCCTGCTCGTGGACTACGTGCACCAGCGCAACGTGAGCGTCGTCATCCGGGGGCTGCGCGCGGTGTCGGACTTCGAATACGAGTTCCAGCTGGCGAACATGAACCGCAAGCTGGCGCCGGACATCGACACGGTCTTCATGATGACGGGGGAGGACTACTTCTACATCTCCTCGCAGCTGGTCCGGGAGGTCGCGACCTTCGGAGGGAACGTGGAGGGGCTCGTCCCCCCGAACGTCTACGCGGGCCTGAAGAAGAAGTTCGGTCCCAAGCCCTAA
- the rsmD gene encoding 16S rRNA (guanine(966)-N(2))-methyltransferase RsmD — protein sequence MRIVAGSAKGRALTGPKPSSGHIRPTADRVRETIFNMLGQFLDGQAVLDLYAGTGALGLEALSRGAGRLVLVDQDREALALCRKNTDALGFAAQVSILAQPVARAVEALGKQGERFELVFADPPYAARVVETVLEAVVAAGVVAPGGTVVVEHDKREAAPDAHAGLGREDQRRFGDTLVSFYRAP from the coding sequence ATGCGCATCGTTGCAGGCAGCGCGAAGGGCCGGGCCCTGACAGGGCCCAAGCCGTCGTCCGGACACATCCGCCCCACGGCGGACCGGGTCCGTGAAACCATCTTCAACATGCTGGGCCAGTTCCTGGACGGCCAGGCGGTGCTGGACCTGTACGCGGGCACCGGCGCGCTGGGGCTGGAGGCCCTGTCGCGAGGCGCGGGCAGGCTGGTGCTGGTGGATCAGGACCGCGAGGCGCTGGCCCTGTGCCGCAAGAACACCGACGCGCTGGGCTTCGCGGCCCAGGTGTCCATCCTGGCGCAGCCCGTGGCCCGCGCGGTGGAGGCGCTGGGCAAGCAGGGGGAGCGCTTCGAGCTCGTCTTCGCGGATCCGCCCTACGCGGCGCGCGTGGTGGAGACGGTGCTGGAGGCGGTGGTGGCCGCGGGCGTCGTGGCGCCGGGGGGCACGGTGGTGGTGGAGCACGACAAGCGGGAAGCGGCCCCGGACGCCCATGCGGGGCTCGGCCGGGAGGACCAGCGCCGGTTCGGCGATACCCTGGTGAGCTTCTACCGGGCGCCGTGA